In the genome of Candidatus Syntrophosphaera sp., the window ACGGGGGATTCGATGCCCTTGATGCGCGCTGCTTCGATATCCACGGCGTTGTCGAAAGCAAGAGGGCCTTCCACAATGCAGCCGGTGATCTGTTTCCTTTCGTTCATCCGGGAAATGATCGCGGCATCCACTGTGGCCGGCATTTTGGGATTCACTGTCTCCACCGCTGTGAGCAATGCGACCTTGGGAAGTGGACAACCCATCGCGTGGGCCACCTGTACAGCGTTTTTGACGATGGCGATCTTTTCGTTCAGTTCGGGCGCGAGGTTGATCCCGCCGTCGCTCATCAATTTCACTCCGCTGGGATGCTCATAGGCCAAAACGTCCGATATCACTTCGCTGACCCGCAGGCCCTTTTCCTTGTCCAACACGGCCCGGAGCATCTGTCCGGAATCAGTCTTGCCCTTGAGAATGATGTCTGCTTTGCCTTCATTAACCAGTTGCACGCTCATCTTGGCGGCTTTGACCAGGTCTGGGCCCACGTCCACAATCTCGAAGTTGTTCTGATGCTCTGGCGCCATTTTCTGGAGGAGGACCGTGATCTGGGCTTTGTCGCCCACGAGGAGGCACTCGGCCAGGTTTTCCCGTTGGGCCAGGATGGCGGCGTCCAGCACAGATTCTGTCTGGGCCGCAGCGATCACCACGGTGCCTTTGCTTTTGGCCTTGACGCTGGCCACCATTTCGTCGAAGTTTTTGAACATATCTGCTCCCGCACCTTCAGGTGCTGAATTTATCTATGAATTCGTCCACCAGGCTGTCTTCTTCAGGCTGCATTTCCGCCATGATCTTTTTCAGGGCTTCCTTTTGGATCTGGCGCACCCTTTCCCGCGAAAGGCCCATCGTTTCAGCGATCTGGGCAAAGTTCTGGCTTTCCTGGTCGGGGTTGAGGCCATAGTAGGTGCGAATGATGTCGGCCTCGCGCGGCTCAAGCTTGCCGATTGCGCTATGGATGCGTTCATGCAGGCGGTCGCGGTGGTAGATTTGCTGGGGATCCACGAGGTCGGGGTCCATCAGCATGTCCCGCGTGGTAAACTCCTGATAGTCAGAACCTTGCAACACGTCGTCGTAGGAAGTCGTTTCGACCATCTGGTCCTGCAATTGTTCGATGGACTTTTCAGTTAGATTCATCACATCGCTGAGTTCCTCGATGGACGGGGTTTCCCCGGTCTCGGTGAAGATGCGTTCCTGGGTGGCCTTGATCCGGTGGGCGGAGCTTGATTTACCCAGCGGAACGCGGATCAGCGAGCTTTTCTCTGAGACGGCCAGCATGATGCGCTGCCGAATCCACCAGATCGCGTAGGAGATCAGCTTGATATCCTTGTCAGGGTCAAATTTCTCAATCGCCTTGAGTAGGCCGATGTTGCCCTCGCTGATCAGTTCAGACAGGGTCAGGCCCCGATTCTGGTAGCGGGAGGCGATCTTGACCACGAATTTGAGATTGGCCTGGACCAGCTTGTTCACAGCTTCCTGATCGCCATTTCGGGCCCTGATCCCCAGTTCGTGCTCTTCCTCCCGGGTGAGGGTTTGGAATTGCGAAATTTCCTTCAGGTAATTCTGTAATGCCTTGTCGGCAAATACGTTCTCTCTCATTGCCTATCCTATCCCAGTTAATCCAGCGGCAAAACTTTGCGCGGATTGAGCGCCTTGCCCTTGAGGCGGTATTCAAAATGCAGGTGAGAACCGGTGGTCTGGCCCGTGGAGCCGATATAGGCGATAATGTCGCCTTGTT includes:
- a CDS encoding bifunctional enoyl-CoA hydratase/phosphate acetyltransferase; translation: MFKNFDEMVASVKAKSKGTVVIAAAQTESVLDAAILAQRENLAECLLVGDKAQITVLLQKMAPEHQNNFEIVDVGPDLVKAAKMSVQLVNEGKADIILKGKTDSGQMLRAVLDKEKGLRVSEVISDVLAYEHPSGVKLMSDGGINLAPELNEKIAIVKNAVQVAHAMGCPLPKVALLTAVETVNPKMPATVDAAIISRMNERKQITGCIVEGPLAFDNAVDIEAARIKGIESPVAGLADVLIVPNIEAGNIFGKMLTYYCGYRVAHVVVGTKAPILIPSRADRGELKMLCMAMALACMNK
- a CDS encoding RNA polymerase sigma factor RpoD/SigA, translating into MRENVFADKALQNYLKEISQFQTLTREEEHELGIRARNGDQEAVNKLVQANLKFVVKIASRYQNRGLTLSELISEGNIGLLKAIEKFDPDKDIKLISYAIWWIRQRIMLAVSEKSSLIRVPLGKSSSAHRIKATQERIFTETGETPSIEELSDVMNLTEKSIEQLQDQMVETTSYDDVLQGSDYQEFTTRDMLMDPDLVDPQQIYHRDRLHERIHSAIGKLEPREADIIRTYYGLNPDQESQNFAQIAETMGLSRERVRQIQKEALKKIMAEMQPEEDSLVDEFIDKFST